A portion of the Saccharomyces paradoxus chromosome XV, complete sequence genome contains these proteins:
- a CDS encoding dipeptidyl-peptidase III (Dipeptidyl-peptidase III~similar to YOL057W): protein MSHSFADHDAPLSMLSVKTEYFPQLTEKEQKYAHFMSKASHAGSRVVMRQVSHESEPIFDLILAIHAKLNGKYPEDGTTEKQQTDLYLEYVSQFLSNLGNFKSFGDTKFIPRCEVEFFKQLLDLAKIDPCSSPLTLSPADVNHEFTSHHLFSTINELIDIGIYRVEEKAALLGFPSQGYTSAYYLGLPVTPDDMALLKEQLFAELAILPENTRINKVGEKCFQIWVASENMKNKITESYPDGQITLSDDITKVEFIFGDHSREMRLVASYLKEAQKFTANDTQKAMLQEYINHFVTGSSQAHKEAQKLWVKDISPVIETNIGFIETYREPSGIIGEFESLVAIQNRERTAKFSSLVNNAEEFISLLPWSKDYEKPIFNPPDFTSLEVLTFTGSGIPAGINIPNYDDVRLKIGFKNVSLGNILSAAAKSSSKHPPSFISQEDRSIFEKYQSDSFEVQVGIHELLGHGSGKLLTEFTDGFNFDKDHPPLGLDGKPVSTYYKVGETWGSKFGQLAGPFEECRAEVIAMFLLTNRKILDIFGFHDVESQDSVVYAGFLQMARAGLLALEYWNPKTGKWGQPHMQARFSIMKTFMKHSTNKNFLKIEMNGSKDDFAIKLDKSLIKTVGHECVKDYLKHLHVYKCSGDVEQGSKYFIDRSTVTPDLASLRDIVISKRLPRRQFIQANSYIDDDNKVTLKEYDETPEGMLQSFLDREL, encoded by the coding sequence ATGAGCCATTCTTTCGCCGATCATGATGCTCCTTTGAGCATGCTTTCTGTTAAAACAGAATATTTTCCTCAATTGACTGAGAAGGAACAAAAATATGCGCATTTCATGTCAAAGGCCTCCCATGCAGGTTCAAGGGTTGTAATGAGACAAGTTTCTCATGAAAGTGAGCCAATTTTTGACCTGATCCTTGCTATTCATGCAAAGCTAAATGGCAAGTATCCAGAGGACGGTACTACTGAAAAGCAGCAAACGGATTTGTACTTAGAATACGTTTCTCAATTCTTATCCAATTTGGGtaatttcaaatccttTGGTGACACTAAATTCATTCCTCGCTGTGAAgtagaatttttcaaacagcTTTTGGACCTGGCCAAGATTGACCCATGTTCTTCGCCGCTCACCTTATCCCCCGCTGACGTTAATCATGAATTCACATctcatcatcttttttccaCTATCAATGAGTTAATTGATATTGGTATCTACCGTGTGGAAGAGAAGGCAGCTCTCTTAGGGTTTCCCTCTCAGGGTTATACTTCGGCTTATTATCTGGGTTTACCTGTAACGCCTGATGATATGGCCCTTTTGAAGGAGCAGTTGTTTGCTGAACTCGCCATCTTGCCTGAAAACACTAGAATCAACAAGGTTGGTGAAAAATGTTTCCAAATTTGGGTTGCCTCTGAGAATATGAAGAACAAGATAACAGAAAGTTATCCTGATGGACAGATCACATTATCGGATGATATCACCAAAGTGGAGTTCATATTCGGGGACCACTCGCGTGAAATGCGTTTAGTGGCATCCTATCTAAAAGAGGCTCAAAAGTTTACGGCTAATGATACTCAAAAAGCAATGCTTCAGGAATACATCAACCACTTTGTCACTGGTTCTTCTCAAGCACATAAAGAAGCACAAAAGCTTTGGGTCAAAGATATATCACCCGTCATTGAAACAAATATTGGCTTTATCGAAACATATAGAGAGCCTTCTGGTATAATTGGAGAATTTGAATCATTGGTTGCAATTCAAAACAGAGAACGTACTGCTAAATTTTCTAGCTTGGTTAACAACGCTGAAGaattcatttctttattacCGTGGTCTAAAGATTACGAAAAACCAATTTTCAACCCACCAGATTTTACTTCTCTTGAAGTTTTAACGTTTACTGGGTCAGGTATACCAGCAGGTATCAATATTCCGAACTATGATGACGTTCGACTTAAAATTGGGTTCAAAAATGTTTCTTTGGGCAATATTTTGAGTGCGGCTGCGAAAAGCTCATCCAAGCATCCGCCAAGTTTCATATCACAGGAGGATCgttcaatttttgaaaaatatcaaagtGATTCATTTGAAGTTCAAGTAGGCATCCATGAATTACTAGGCCATGGTTCAGGAAAGTTGTTGACAGAGTTTACCGATGGATTCAATTTTGATAAGGATCACCCACCTTTAGGTTTGGATGGAAAACCGGTGAGTACATACTATAAAGTAGGTGAAACTTGGGGCTCCAAATTTGGACAGTTGGCTGGTCCATTTGAAGAATGTCGTGCAGAAGTAATTGCTATGTTTTTGCTTACcaatagaaaaattcttgatatttttggcTTCCATGATGTGGAATCTCAAGATAGTGTAGTGTATGCTGGATTTCTACAAATGGCCCGTGCAGGTCTACTAGCCTTAGAATATTGGAATCCAAAAACTGGCAAATGGGGACAGCCACACATGCAGGCAAGATTTTCTATCATGAAAACATTTATGAAGCACTCTACAAATAAGAATTTCTTAAAGATAGAGATGAACGGCTCGAAGGATGATTTTGCCATCAAGTTAGATAAATCTCTCATTAAAACAGTCGGGCATGAATGTGTGAAAGATTACTTAAAACATTTGCACGTTTACAAATGTTCAGGCGATGTGGAACAGGGAAGCAAATACTTTATTGATAGATCAACGGTGACACCAGATTTGGCTTCTTTAAGAGATATCGTCATATCCAAAAGATTGCCGAGAAGGCAATTTATACAAGCAAACTCTTATATCGATGATGATAACAAGGTAACCTTGAAAGAATATGACGAAACTCCAGAAGGCATGCTccaatcttttcttgacaGAGAATTATAA
- the GPM3 gene encoding phosphoglycerate mutase family protein GPM3 (phosphoglycerate mutase~similar to YOL056W), protein MTVTDTFKLFILRHGQSELNSENIFCGWIDAQLTEKGKSQARHSAKLIKRFCESNNISLPQIGYASRLVRTQQTMDVILEELGLEHVNQVITTKTNINEELQNTRFEGQMPVLQTWRLNERHYGSWQGQRKPDILKEYGKEKYMYIRRDYNGKPPKVNLNLEMVQEENDQGSFTGYDFKEPNRHLKYGFEERANERLPESESLCEVVIRLKPFLNNVVLSTAKKSNQESCVIVGHGSSVRSLLKILEGISDQDIKDVDIPNGIPLIIELDRENYSFVRKFYLDPESAKVNAQMVRDEGFEKNS, encoded by the coding sequence ATGACTGTTACTGACACCTTCAAACTGTTTATTTTAAGGCATGGTCAAAGTGAATTGAACTCAGAAAACATATTCTGCGGGTGGATTGATGCTCAATTAACGGAAAAAGGCAAATCTCAGGCCCGCCACTCAGCAAAATTGATCAAACGATTTTGCGAATCTAACAACATCTCTTTGCCTCAAATTGGCTATGCCTCAAGATTGGTTCGGACTCAGCAGACTATGGATGTTATTCTTGAAGAATTAGGATTAGAACACGTCAACCAAGTAATAACTACGAAGACGAACATCAACGAAGAGCTACAGAACACAAGATTCGAAGGACAGATGCCTGTGTTGCAAACTTGGAGATTGAATGAGCGTCATTACGGTTCATGGCAAGGACAACGAAAACCGGATATCTTGAAAGAATACGGCAAGGAAAAATACATGTATATCAGAAGAGATTACAACGGAAAACCCCCTAAAGTCAATTTAAACTTGGAGATGGTCCAGGAGGAAAATGACCAGGGGTCCTTCACAGGCTATGATTTCAAAGAGCCGAATAGACACTTAAAATACGGCTTCGAAGAACGAGCTAATGAGCGTTTGCCAGAAAGTGAATCTCTTTGTGAAGTGGTCATCAGATTGAAACCGTTCTTAAATAATGTTGTTCTATCTACtgccaaaaaaagcaaTCAAGAATCGTGTGTCATAGTTGGGCACGGCAGCTCTGTTAGATCTCTACTGAAAATATTGGAAGGTATCTCAGATCAAGACATTAAAGATGTCGATATTCCTAATGGCATTCCGCTAATTATAGAGTTGGATAGAGAAAATTACTCTTTTGTGAGGAAATTTTACTTGGATCCAGAATCAGCTAAAGTTAACGCTCAAATGGTTCGTGACGAGGGTTTCGAGAAGAACTCATGA
- the THI20 gene encoding trifunctional hydroxymethylpyrimidine kinase/phosphomethylpyrimidine kinase/thiaminase (Trifunctional enzyme of thiamine biosynthesis, degradation and salvage~similar to YOL055C) encodes MTYSTVSINTPPPYLTLACNEKLPTVMSIAGTDPSGGAGIEADVKTITAHRCYAMTCITALNAQTPVKVYSINNTPKEVVSQTLETNLKDMKCNVIKTGMLTTAAIEVLHEKLLQLGENRPKLVVDPVLVATSGSSLAGKDIVGLITEKVAPFADILTPNIPECFKLLGEERKVNKLQDIFEVAKDLARVTKCSNILVKGGHIPWNDEKEKYITDVLYLGAEQKFIIFKGNFVNTTHTHGTGCTLASAIASNLARGYSLPQSVYGGIEYVQNAVAIGCDVTKETVKDNGPINHVYAVEIPLEKMLSDECFTASDVVPKKPLKSSAEKIPGGNFYEYLINHPKVKPHWDSYINHEFVKKVADGTLERKKFQFFIEQDYAYLVDYARVHCIAGSKAPCLADMEKELVIVGGVRTEMGQHEKRLKEEFGVKDPDYFQKIKRGPALRAYSRYFNDVSRRGNWQELVASLTPCLMGYGEALIKMKGKVTVAEGSVYHEWCETYASSWYREAMVEGEKLLNHILETYPPEQLDTLVTIYAEVCELETNFWTAALEYE; translated from the coding sequence ATGACCTATTCTACAGTTAGCATCAACACGCCTCCACCATACCTTACCTTAGCCtgcaatgaaaaattgccTACAGTTATGTCCATTGCTGGAACAGACCCAAGTGGTGGGGCTGGTATCGAAGCTGATGTCAAGACTATCACTGCACACAGATGCTATGCCATGACATGTATCACTGCTTTGAATGCTCAAACACCAGTTAAAGTCTACAGCATAAATAACACACCAAAAGAAGTGGTTTCTCAAACTTTAGAAACCAATTTAAAAGACATGAAATGTAACGTTATCAAGACCGGTATGCTTACAACAGCTGCTATCGAGGTGTTGCACGAAAAACTGCTGCAGCTTGGTGAAAATAGACCTAAGCTGGTTGTTGATCCAGTTCTTGTTGCTACATCTGGTTCTTCTTTAGCGGGAAAGGATATAGTTGGTTTAATTACGGAGAAAGTTGCTCCTTTTGCTGACATTTTGACTCCTAACATTCCAGAGTGTTTCAAGTTGTTAGGTGAGGAAAGAAAGGTTAACAAGTTACAAGATATTTTCGAAGTCGCAAAAGACCTTGCTAGAGTAACTAAGTGTTCGAATATCTTAGTGAAAGGTGGCCATATTCCATGGAAtgacgaaaaagaaaagtacaTTACAGACGTTCTTTACTTGGGTGCTGAACAGAAGTTCATAATTTTTAAAGGCAATTTTGTTAACACTACGCATACTCATGGCACTGGATGCACCCTAGCTTCAGCCATTGCGTCAAACTTGGCTCGTGGTTATTCTCTTCCCCAATCTGTTTATGGTGGTATTGAGTACGTTCAAAATGCCGTGGCCATTGGCTGTGATGTCACTAAGGAGACTGTTAAGGATAATGGACCAATTAATCATGTGTACGCCGTAGAAATCCCATTAGAAAAAATGCTCAGCGATGAATGTTTTACTGCATCAGATGTTGTACCTAAAAAGCCGCTAAAAAGTTCTGCTGAAAAAATCCCAGGCGGTAATTTCTACGAATACCTGATTAATCACCCTAAAGTTAAGCCACATTGGGATTCCTATATCAACCACGAATTTGTGAAAAAAGTTGCGGACGGTACTTTAGAGCGTAAGAAGTTCCAGTTCTTTATCGAACAAGATTATGCGTACTTGGTTGATTATGCCAGAGTTCACTGTATCGCAGGTAGTAAAGCTCCATGCCTAGCAGATATGGAAAAAGAGCTAGTCATTGTTGGAGGTGTTCGTACTGAAATGGGCCAACATGAAAAGAGACTAAAAGAGGAATTTGGGGTTAAAGATCCTGATTActtccaaaaaattaagagaGGACCTGCATTAAGAGCTTACTCTCGTTACTTTAACGATGTTTCTAGGAGAGGTAACTGGCAAGAATTGGTCGCATCCCTTACTCCTTGTTTAATGGGTTACGGTGAAGCTCTAATTAAAATGAAGGGTAAGGTCACCGTAGCTGAGGGGTCCGTTTACCACGAATGGTGCGAAACTTACGCATCTTCATGGTATCGTGAAGCCATGGTTGAGGGTGAAAAGCTTTTGAATCACATCCTAGAAACATACCCTCCAGAGCAACTTGACACTTTGGTGACGATCTACGCCGAAGTTTGTGAATTGGAAACCAATTTCTGGACCGCTGCCCTCGAGTACGAATAG